One stretch of Leptospira bouyouniensis DNA includes these proteins:
- a CDS encoding HD family phosphohydrolase, which yields MKVFFDSSMTSVTDFLTKVRPVSVVRNIQIILVFLTLLFVTYVLSIPFFGQSKVNTDPDGLFSEGKIAPETIQSVKEFSYEDIDKTNLEKQKAKSNVPYAFDKDFGVLASGIDTNLSEDLEILRILIQEGKSNPATVKDRIPRWRNRTNEEIQAILDYPKKEKLKNFIQQYTNLIFSKYCIVKEDLPFAKELDKAGAKIRNIGTQDHTTIIDGNLVIPRSQIYKDGPVTAVLSKLASEKLPNVSDSLLKAVSRIGLYYVYSYPACNYNPEETENSRLKAANAVSVQKSRIQANEIIIRAGDVITPEVKLKLDMMNLYATRANLASIVSIFLTQCVLIVIVGFYLIRYRPNRLNDLSSNLIIFFTLWIVIASIYLLSKVFYATDSDLSGVYYFGMFVPVGMLCLLLGFVYDEQLSIAIGFFLAFAVFFASRYNPTSFMLAFTVAVMSSIYGRRLLKRIDFLKAGFLLTFVQILVTTAGYLFDGREFFVSSGAGFFKDLTNSNLFRITVMCFVNGFASATAVQFLLPLYEYIFNIPTRFKLIELADTGHPLLQQLLTKAPSTYTHTFMVAALSERAAQNLNLDRLLVRVGVYFHDIGKIPNAGFFVENQHLIPKPEHIDKNNPALAAKTVIDHVLDGIEMAKKARLPREIISFIPEHHGTSTMAFFYHKALQEISSSARKNINKKDFQYPGPKPQSKETAIVMIADSLEAASRSLDEVSPESLDDLIRKIINSKLAENQLDESGLTIGDLEIIKSSFKEVLLSSLHQRPKYPKPEDTKALESANSKKSKP from the coding sequence ATGAAAGTTTTCTTTGATTCTTCAATGACAAGTGTGACTGACTTTTTAACAAAAGTTAGGCCAGTTTCTGTGGTTCGAAATATCCAAATCATTTTGGTCTTTCTCACTTTGTTGTTTGTTACTTATGTCCTTTCGATTCCTTTTTTTGGGCAATCCAAAGTGAACACAGACCCTGATGGACTTTTTTCCGAAGGGAAAATTGCACCGGAAACCATCCAATCAGTCAAAGAATTTTCATACGAAGACATCGATAAAACAAATTTAGAAAAACAAAAAGCTAAATCAAACGTACCGTATGCTTTTGACAAAGACTTTGGTGTGCTTGCGTCTGGCATTGATACCAATTTATCAGAAGACTTAGAAATCTTACGAATTTTAATCCAAGAAGGAAAATCAAATCCGGCAACGGTTAAGGATCGAATTCCGAGATGGCGAAATCGTACTAATGAAGAAATCCAAGCAATATTGGATTATCCAAAAAAAGAAAAATTAAAAAACTTTATCCAACAATACACGAATCTAATCTTTTCTAAATACTGTATCGTAAAAGAAGACCTACCTTTTGCCAAAGAATTGGACAAAGCAGGTGCAAAAATTCGTAATATCGGAACCCAGGACCACACGACCATCATCGATGGAAATTTGGTCATCCCAAGGTCTCAAATTTATAAAGACGGACCTGTTACTGCCGTATTATCTAAGTTAGCGTCAGAAAAATTACCGAATGTATCTGATTCACTCCTAAAAGCCGTTTCAAGGATCGGATTGTATTATGTGTATTCTTATCCTGCATGCAATTACAATCCTGAGGAAACAGAAAATTCTAGATTAAAGGCTGCGAATGCAGTTTCAGTTCAAAAAAGTAGAATCCAAGCCAATGAAATCATTATAAGGGCAGGCGATGTCATCACTCCTGAAGTAAAGTTAAAACTGGATATGATGAATTTGTATGCTACGAGAGCAAACCTTGCTTCTATCGTATCTATTTTTCTCACACAATGTGTTCTCATCGTGATTGTCGGTTTTTATTTGATCCGTTACCGGCCAAATCGATTGAACGACCTTTCGAGTAACCTTATTATCTTTTTTACATTATGGATTGTCATTGCTTCGATTTATTTACTATCAAAAGTATTTTATGCAACTGACAGTGATTTGTCAGGAGTATATTATTTTGGAATGTTTGTTCCAGTGGGGATGCTCTGTTTATTGCTCGGTTTTGTATATGACGAACAACTCTCCATTGCGATTGGATTCTTTTTAGCATTTGCTGTATTTTTTGCCTCTAGATACAATCCAACTTCGTTTATGTTGGCCTTTACTGTTGCAGTGATGAGCTCCATTTACGGACGTAGGTTACTCAAACGTATCGATTTTTTAAAGGCCGGATTTTTATTAACGTTTGTCCAAATCCTAGTGACAACGGCTGGGTATTTATTTGATGGTAGGGAGTTTTTTGTATCGAGCGGTGCTGGTTTTTTTAAAGATTTAACCAATTCCAATTTATTTAGAATTACGGTGATGTGTTTTGTGAATGGGTTTGCAAGTGCAACAGCGGTTCAGTTCTTACTCCCACTGTATGAATATATATTCAATATCCCCACTCGATTTAAATTGATAGAACTTGCTGATACAGGGCATCCTTTGTTACAACAACTTCTAACGAAGGCACCTTCTACTTACACACACACATTTATGGTCGCAGCACTTTCGGAACGGGCAGCACAGAATTTAAATTTAGATCGTCTACTTGTGAGAGTTGGTGTGTATTTCCATGACATCGGAAAAATTCCAAATGCCGGTTTTTTTGTGGAAAACCAACATTTGATTCCAAAACCAGAGCATATTGATAAAAATAACCCTGCCCTTGCGGCAAAAACTGTCATCGATCACGTGTTAGATGGAATTGAGATGGCAAAAAAAGCAAGGCTTCCTAGGGAAATTATCAGTTTTATACCGGAACACCATGGAACCTCCACTATGGCATTCTTTTATCATAAAGCATTACAAGAGATATCGAGTAGTGCACGTAAAAATATCAACAAAAAGGACTTTCAATACCCGGGTCCAAAACCACAAAGTAAAGAAACTGCCATTGTCATGATTGCAGATTCTTTAGAAGCCGCCTCTCGTTCATTAGATGAGGTCTCCCCTGAAAGTTTAGATGATCTGATACGTAAAATCATTAATTCGAAACTTGCAGAAAATCAATTGGATGAAAGTGGTTTAACGATTGGTGATTTAGAAATCATCAAATCGAGTTTTAAAGAAGTATTACTTTCGAGTCTTCACCAAAGACCAAAATACCCAAAACCAGAAGACACAAAAGCATTAGAATCTGCGAACAGTAAAAAGTCTAAACCATGA
- the ybeY gene encoding rRNA maturation RNase YbeY, whose translation MNPSLLVSTHWNDETGESEIISNLVIKNCEKIIQYLAPNFLQELELSILLVSDSQMKTINGERRGKEKTTDVLSFPLYSEFPQVPVQILGEVVISMDTCRQQSIEIGHSVIDEFYRLLVHGILHLFGYDHETNEKDAKLMRQMEDECLDLVFTT comes from the coding sequence ATGAATCCATCCCTATTGGTTTCCACTCATTGGAATGATGAAACAGGTGAGTCTGAAATTATTTCAAATTTAGTGATAAAAAATTGTGAAAAAATTATACAATATCTTGCACCTAATTTTTTACAAGAATTAGAACTTTCCATTTTACTCGTTAGTGATTCTCAAATGAAGACAATCAATGGGGAAAGGCGAGGCAAAGAAAAAACAACTGATGTATTATCTTTTCCATTGTATTCAGAATTTCCACAAGTTCCTGTTCAGATTTTGGGAGAAGTGGTGATTTCAATGGACACATGCAGGCAACAGTCAATTGAAATTGGACATTCCGTTATTGATGAATTTTATCGCTTGTTAGTGCATGGGATTTTACATCTTTTTGGATACGATCATGAAACAAATGAAAAAGATGCAAAACTGATGCGACAGATGGAAGATGAATGTTTGGATTTGGTTTTTACAACGTAA
- the recO gene encoding DNA repair protein RecO, which yields MAIRKETGIIIQSKDIGDSDRLISLAGESQVRMNFISKGIRKSKRRAIISTEIGCMVEVDYYDQSEKDWKSTKEIHLINRYDELKKDYIGTLFVLYITELTSYLYPEGESHPFLYQLLSGSLETSNTNGFRKEILPFFKLRALTHMGHFPSEFYCFTCGEEILSKKKAYFSVDSREFLCSDCHPIPKDHLPVLKLFHIMLSKKFSNVLSVYPRETEYKEGDLILNQFLRSLFGKELKSYFEFYKTIGDL from the coding sequence ATGGCCATTCGAAAAGAAACTGGAATCATTATCCAAAGTAAAGACATAGGTGATAGTGACCGACTGATCAGTCTTGCAGGTGAATCTCAGGTAAGGATGAATTTTATCAGCAAAGGGATTCGTAAATCGAAACGCAGAGCGATTATCTCTACCGAGATTGGTTGTATGGTGGAAGTAGATTATTATGACCAATCTGAGAAGGACTGGAAATCGACAAAGGAAATCCACCTAATCAATCGATACGATGAACTTAAAAAAGATTACATAGGCACGTTGTTTGTCTTGTATATCACTGAACTTACTTCTTATTTATACCCAGAAGGTGAGAGTCATCCGTTTTTATACCAACTGCTTTCAGGGAGTTTGGAAACTTCGAATACCAATGGTTTTCGAAAGGAAATTTTGCCATTTTTTAAATTAAGAGCTCTCACACATATGGGGCATTTTCCTTCTGAGTTTTATTGTTTTACCTGTGGAGAAGAAATTCTTTCGAAAAAAAAAGCTTATTTTTCTGTTGATTCACGAGAATTTTTATGTTCTGACTGCCACCCAATCCCGAAAGATCATTTGCCTGTTTTAAAACTATTTCACATTATGTTATCTAAGAAATTTTCGAATGTACTAAGTGTCTATCCAAGAGAGACTGAATACAAAGAAGGGGATTTGATTCTTAACCAGTTTTTGCGTTCGTTGTTTGGAAAAGAACTAAAATCATATTTTGAATTTTATAAAACAATTGGGGATTTATGA
- the argS gene encoding arginine--tRNA ligase, giving the protein MKANQLLKNLVLKELETAVSIYISKLNLNLPLSDFKIRIEYSRDEKFGDYSTPFALENKNVFKLNPKEIAEGLLAEIKNDTLFEFVTFSPPGFINFRIRSYFLFQYTNQVMSPVVSFAKTEITESILLEFVSANPTGPMNIVSARSAAYGDALGNLLSSLGHSVKREFYVNDYGNQVYLLGVAVLLRIFESKGETITFQEEESNESIFSLIEKRILPKESYRGEYIKDIASELLSDSSLSKKVGDWIQNQNWEDCVQFLAKYAVNYNLSRQKEDLQLFGVAFDQFYSERSLHDAGEVEKVPSLLRKEDVTTIDGKLHFLSTNYGDDKDRVIRREDGRPTYLMADIAYHFDKYKRGFTKLIDIWGPDHYGYIARLKGAVESFGKSKDSFLVLIAQQVNLIENKEKVKMSKRLGIFQTMRDLLAYLGKNGKDVGRYFFLMRSSDAPLDFDLDLAKDESDKNPVFYIQYAHARICSIFRELQISINEWKLLTNIKANMFESEERLRLLFWVARFQEEVYDTATNLEPHRLTNYLQSLSKAFTKFYSHKDNRIKDKQGDERDQLLLLILYTKLALSSGLELLGISAPEKMSKEEV; this is encoded by the coding sequence ATGAAAGCCAACCAATTATTAAAAAATTTAGTTTTAAAAGAACTAGAAACTGCAGTCTCAATTTATATTTCTAAATTAAATTTAAATCTTCCATTATCTGATTTTAAGATACGGATTGAATATTCGAGGGATGAGAAGTTTGGAGATTATTCAACTCCATTTGCCTTAGAAAACAAGAATGTATTCAAATTGAATCCAAAAGAAATTGCAGAAGGATTACTTGCCGAGATCAAAAATGACACTCTATTTGAATTTGTAACGTTTTCTCCTCCAGGTTTTATCAATTTCCGTATTCGTTCCTACTTTCTTTTCCAGTATACAAACCAAGTCATGTCTCCAGTCGTATCCTTTGCCAAAACTGAAATTACCGAGTCAATACTGCTTGAATTTGTTTCAGCGAACCCGACTGGGCCAATGAATATTGTATCTGCTCGTTCAGCAGCCTACGGTGATGCGCTTGGAAATTTACTTTCAAGTTTAGGTCATTCTGTGAAACGAGAGTTTTATGTGAACGATTATGGAAACCAAGTGTATTTACTTGGTGTTGCAGTCCTTTTGCGTATATTTGAATCAAAAGGTGAAACTATTACCTTCCAAGAGGAAGAGTCAAATGAGTCTATTTTTTCTCTGATTGAAAAAAGGATTTTACCAAAAGAAAGTTACCGTGGTGAATACATTAAAGATATCGCAAGTGAATTGTTAAGTGATTCTTCTCTTTCAAAAAAAGTAGGAGATTGGATTCAAAATCAAAATTGGGAAGATTGTGTCCAATTTTTAGCGAAATACGCAGTGAACTACAACTTAAGTCGGCAGAAAGAAGACTTGCAGTTGTTTGGCGTAGCTTTTGATCAATTTTATAGTGAAAGAAGTTTACACGATGCCGGTGAAGTGGAAAAAGTACCCTCCTTATTAAGAAAAGAAGATGTTACCACCATCGATGGGAAACTCCACTTTTTATCTACAAATTATGGTGACGATAAAGACAGAGTGATTCGAAGAGAAGATGGTCGGCCAACATACTTAATGGCAGACATTGCCTATCATTTTGATAAGTACAAAAGAGGATTTACCAAGCTCATTGATATCTGGGGGCCAGACCATTACGGATACATTGCTCGATTGAAAGGTGCAGTGGAGTCTTTTGGGAAATCTAAAGATAGTTTTTTAGTTTTGATTGCTCAACAGGTGAATCTGATTGAAAACAAAGAAAAGGTAAAGATGAGTAAACGATTGGGAATTTTCCAAACGATGAGAGATTTACTAGCATATCTTGGCAAAAATGGAAAAGATGTGGGTCGATATTTTTTCCTTATGAGAAGTTCCGATGCACCACTTGATTTTGATTTGGATTTGGCAAAAGATGAATCCGATAAAAATCCAGTGTTTTATATCCAATATGCACATGCAAGGATCTGTTCCATTTTTCGAGAATTACAAATTTCTATCAATGAATGGAAGTTACTTACAAACATAAAAGCAAACATGTTCGAATCGGAAGAACGTTTGCGACTATTATTCTGGGTTGCCCGTTTCCAAGAAGAAGTATATGATACGGCAACAAATCTCGAACCTCATCGCCTAACCAATTATTTACAATCACTTAGCAAAGCTTTTACTAAATTTTATTCGCATAAAGACAATCGAATTAAAGATAAACAAGGCGACGAAAGGGATCAATTATTGTTACTCATTTTGTATACCAAATTAGCTCTTTCGTCTGGGTTAGAACTACTCGGAATCTCGGCTCCAGAAAAAATGTCAAAAGAAGAAGTGTAA
- a CDS encoding nicotinamide-nucleotide amidohydrolase family protein produces the protein MSPYIVIISTGSELTAGRSVDTNSGWISNQLFELGWKVKKFVTLPDDPNLIFSELQSLQNLSKEIPVLVIMTGGLGPTEDDYTLETVLKLTGKTSYSVEKAKLRLVKIYEARGKEYKDILPNVFRQTFVPEGCKTLDNSVGIAVGFIENIGENSYLVCMPGVPSEMTEMFKRRLVPELKKLYPRENLLQKTKWLWNIGESLFQNDFIEPNRNEFFKDAEWGVTANRGYIKCIFQSTNEELLTTIISRLERQYPKIISDDVFQFVHEQLLKEKYTISVVESCTGGLLGKKLTEQAGSSAYFMGGFLTYSNKLKSKLLEIPIETIETYGAVSDEIARVMVDGLCQKTGTDYGISITGIAGPLGGSDTKPVGTVFIGIKDPIGKTIVHHYVFPGNRESIRENASNTALFLIYQSLKGKDV, from the coding sequence TTGTCTCCTTATATTGTCATTATATCAACTGGTTCTGAACTTACAGCGGGAAGGAGTGTGGATACAAACTCTGGTTGGATATCCAATCAATTGTTTGAATTGGGTTGGAAGGTAAAAAAGTTTGTCACTTTGCCTGATGACCCTAATTTAATTTTTTCTGAATTACAATCCTTACAAAATCTTTCCAAGGAAATTCCTGTCCTTGTGATTATGACAGGAGGGCTTGGACCCACTGAAGACGATTACACTTTGGAAACAGTTTTAAAATTAACTGGTAAAACATCATATTCCGTTGAAAAAGCAAAACTTCGGCTTGTGAAAATATATGAAGCCCGAGGGAAAGAATATAAGGACATCCTTCCAAATGTATTTCGCCAAACTTTTGTTCCAGAAGGTTGCAAAACTTTAGATAATTCTGTCGGTATTGCAGTAGGGTTTATCGAAAATATCGGTGAAAATTCTTATTTAGTTTGTATGCCTGGTGTTCCATCCGAGATGACGGAGATGTTCAAACGCCGTTTAGTACCTGAATTAAAAAAACTATACCCTCGTGAAAACTTATTACAAAAAACGAAATGGTTGTGGAATATCGGTGAATCTTTATTCCAAAACGATTTCATTGAACCAAATCGAAACGAGTTTTTTAAGGATGCAGAATGGGGAGTTACTGCAAATAGAGGATACATCAAATGTATTTTTCAATCTACTAATGAAGAATTGCTGACAACCATCATCAGTCGCTTAGAAAGACAATATCCCAAAATTATATCAGATGATGTATTTCAATTTGTTCACGAACAATTGTTAAAAGAAAAGTATACTATCTCCGTTGTTGAAAGTTGTACTGGTGGTTTGCTTGGAAAAAAACTTACGGAACAAGCAGGTTCGAGTGCTTATTTTATGGGAGGTTTTTTGACTTATTCAAACAAATTAAAATCAAAGTTACTCGAAATCCCAATAGAAACAATCGAAACTTATGGTGCAGTAAGTGATGAAATTGCAAGGGTTATGGTGGATGGACTTTGTCAAAAAACAGGTACGGACTATGGTATTTCGATAACAGGAATCGCTGGACCTCTTGGCGGAAGCGATACAAAACCTGTTGGTACTGTTTTTATTGGGATAAAAGATCCAATAGGAAAAACCATAGTGCACCATTATGTATTCCCAGGGAACAGGGAGTCTATTCGCGAAAACGCAAGTAATACAGCATTGTTTTTAATTTACCAATCACTAAAGGGTAAGGATGTATAA
- a CDS encoding response regulator transcription factor produces MKKSILIVEDIHSIREAIMDLLSTKFNVFGAEHFEEAVWYLTNEKIDLTITDIRLPGKSGIDLVKLIQKEFPHVLYALMTAYNINEYIKYAKDLQIWNIIPKYSFLDIHLIEVMVEKLLSNDIFGIEKYFSKDFQVYDQNINSEFEDAPKNGIVYKQIKSDQDRSILCGKISKNLIQLGAPKAIQQVLEELTSNAMIRAPRTNEGEYKYQFEIPSHDMVVPLDNIQLMPDDYFLIGYGSTESTIFIVVRDQFGSLRKEEILHRLDRHISIDESTGFPKGLEDSHGRGLYICREISDQLIFNIKPGVCTETIAMINREGRTGFKSLSIYEVDSKD; encoded by the coding sequence ATGAAAAAATCCATTCTCATCGTCGAAGATATCCACTCCATTCGAGAAGCTATCATGGATTTGTTAAGCACCAAATTTAATGTGTTTGGTGCAGAACATTTTGAAGAAGCGGTTTGGTATCTTACGAATGAAAAAATTGACTTAACTATAACAGACATTCGATTGCCAGGAAAATCTGGTATTGACCTAGTGAAACTCATTCAGAAAGAGTTTCCGCATGTATTGTATGCTCTCATGACTGCCTACAATATCAATGAATACATCAAATATGCAAAAGACCTACAAATTTGGAATATCATCCCAAAATATAGTTTTTTGGACATCCATCTCATTGAAGTCATGGTAGAGAAACTTTTATCAAATGATATTTTTGGAATTGAAAAATATTTCTCAAAAGACTTTCAAGTATATGACCAAAACATCAATAGTGAATTTGAAGATGCACCGAAAAATGGTATCGTATACAAACAAATCAAATCGGACCAAGACAGGTCCATCCTATGCGGAAAAATTTCAAAGAATCTAATCCAGTTAGGTGCTCCAAAAGCCATCCAACAGGTATTGGAGGAATTAACTTCCAATGCAATGATTCGTGCACCAAGGACAAACGAAGGGGAATACAAATACCAATTTGAAATCCCTAGCCATGATATGGTGGTTCCACTTGATAATATCCAACTGATGCCTGATGATTATTTTTTAATTGGTTATGGATCAACCGAAAGTACGATTTTCATTGTTGTCCGAGACCAATTTGGTTCGTTACGTAAAGAAGAAATCTTACATCGTTTAGATCGACATATCAGCATTGACGAATCAACTGGATTTCCTAAAGGACTAGAAGATAGTCACGGACGAGGATTATATATTTGCAGAGAGATCTCCGACCAATTGATTTTCAATATCAAACCTGGTGTTTGTACAGAAACCATCGCCATGATTAACAGAGAAGGTCGAACTGGATTTAAATCCTTGTCTATTTATGAAGTAGATTCTAAAGATTAG
- a CDS encoding LIC_12097 family sensor histidine kinase, translating into MSEFESLGDSNSIENIEKVAEKARELEAIYDVVQDPLVLIDSDFNIQRANLATILFAKNNKYDELLDRKCYEVLYQRTDVCPYCPKINVKSKDKQQTYATPITREIFFRSEDKKQTLLLEFYPYPKQEDLFWMVEKISDVTKQRDKEEESFRMRNLASLGILISGIAHELNNPLTGISLTLQNLKANWQNQPPEQIEKRLDMIKNDISRAAIIVSDIISFAKTDKVKVTLGDIVETIYRAKDTVIRLYPHLSKNITWRISCDHEYQFPFHPGKMERLFMNLFRNSLQAFDYRPGEISIEIRKTKNWLHIIIEDNAGGIPDAIIQKIFDPFFTSNKSGTGTGLGLSICHSIVKEHDGNISVKSVEQKTRFTISFPLTNDITEPNS; encoded by the coding sequence TTGTCAGAGTTTGAAAGTCTTGGTGATTCAAATTCGATTGAAAACATCGAAAAAGTGGCTGAAAAAGCACGCGAATTGGAAGCTATTTATGATGTTGTCCAAGACCCACTTGTCCTCATCGATTCCGATTTTAATATCCAAAGGGCAAATTTAGCGACCATCCTTTTTGCAAAAAATAACAAATACGATGAGTTATTGGACAGGAAATGTTATGAAGTATTATACCAACGAACCGATGTTTGTCCCTACTGTCCGAAAATCAATGTTAAATCGAAAGATAAACAACAGACGTATGCAACACCCATCACGCGTGAAATTTTTTTCCGTTCTGAAGATAAAAAACAAACACTTTTATTAGAATTTTACCCTTACCCCAAACAAGAAGATTTGTTTTGGATGGTAGAAAAAATCTCGGATGTTACAAAACAAAGAGATAAAGAAGAAGAGTCATTTCGAATGCGTAACCTTGCTTCTCTTGGGATTTTAATTTCAGGGATTGCTCATGAATTAAATAATCCACTAACAGGAATTAGTCTAACATTACAAAATTTAAAAGCAAACTGGCAAAATCAACCTCCAGAACAAATCGAAAAACGTTTGGACATGATTAAAAATGATATCTCTCGCGCAGCAATCATTGTCTCCGATATTATCTCATTTGCGAAAACTGACAAAGTTAAAGTGACCTTAGGTGATATTGTTGAAACTATCTATCGAGCCAAGGATACTGTGATTCGCTTGTATCCGCATTTAAGTAAAAACATCACTTGGAGAATTTCTTGTGATCACGAATACCAATTCCCTTTTCATCCAGGAAAAATGGAACGTCTCTTTATGAATTTGTTTCGAAACTCTTTACAAGCTTTCGATTATAGACCTGGTGAAATCTCAATAGAAATTCGCAAAACAAAAAACTGGTTACACATAATCATCGAAGACAATGCAGGTGGTATACCCGACGCAATCATCCAAAAGATCTTTGATCCTTTTTTTACAAGTAATAAATCAGGAACTGGAACTGGCCTAGGTTTGTCCATTTGCCATTCCATTGTGAAAGAACATGATGGTAATATATCTGTCAAATCAGTAGAACAAAAGACACGTTTTACTATTTCCTTTCCGCTCACTAACGACATCACGGAGCCAAATTCATGA
- a CDS encoding LIC_12096 family protein, whose amino-acid sequence MEPLPKYRHLALLSLFLLSVSLFAEADITEKENRLDKEILNLYREIARARDLLSYEHLTSLPANTTISFIGTYPNRTGIRIRKFKVDPDPQNKNRIKHSEEKSILLEFNGSVLSKVEIQITTEDTEIEQKTRTKIIDSTPLDDSVNDLEIQFSGIDGTERFPLSSLRNDSVKQERNDFKKDFYIKFLLDFHSQLTSISALQKTSGNPNQKKMFKQLNQSLGY is encoded by the coding sequence ATGGAACCACTCCCGAAGTACCGGCACCTAGCACTCCTTAGTCTTTTTTTATTAAGTGTCAGTCTCTTTGCTGAGGCTGACATTACCGAAAAAGAAAATCGATTAGACAAGGAAATCCTTAACCTTTACCGAGAGATCGCTAGAGCTAGAGATCTTTTGTCTTATGAACATTTAACTTCCTTACCCGCAAACACCACGATTAGTTTTATTGGAACTTACCCAAATCGAACAGGAATCCGGATTCGAAAATTCAAAGTCGACCCTGACCCACAAAACAAAAACCGTATCAAACATTCAGAAGAAAAATCGATTTTACTCGAATTCAATGGATCTGTTTTGTCAAAAGTAGAAATCCAAATCACAACTGAAGACACAGAAATTGAACAAAAAACAAGAACCAAAATTATAGATTCGACTCCGCTTGATGACTCCGTAAATGATTTGGAAATCCAATTTTCAGGGATTGACGGAACCGAACGTTTTCCACTTTCTTCCCTTCGAAATGATTCTGTAAAACAAGAAAGAAACGATTTCAAAAAGGACTTCTATATAAAATTTCTATTGGATTTTCATAGCCAACTTACTTCTATTAGTGCTCTCCAAAAAACAAGTGGCAATCCAAACCAAAAAAAAATGTTCAAACAATTGAATCAGTCGTTAGGATACTAA
- the secG gene encoding preprotein translocase subunit SecG codes for MGFFAGTILTLFVLLSLFLILLVMIQTGKGGSAGMLGGSTASQSVFGASTADVMTKTTRVAAILFIVLSLALSFVFAKKDEVLVPDLEPSLEAPVETDGTTPEVPAPSTP; via the coding sequence ATGGGATTTTTTGCAGGAACTATTCTTACTCTTTTTGTTCTACTCTCTCTTTTTCTCATCCTCCTTGTGATGATCCAAACAGGAAAAGGTGGTAGCGCAGGAATGCTCGGCGGTTCTACCGCTAGCCAATCAGTGTTTGGTGCATCGACAGCTGACGTGATGACAAAAACGACTCGAGTCGCAGCGATTTTATTTATCGTATTGTCACTTGCTCTCTCTTTTGTTTTTGCAAAGAAAGATGAAGTATTAGTTCCAGATTTGGAACCAAGTTTGGAAGCTCCGGTAGAAACTGATGGAACCACTCCCGAAGTACCGGCACCTAGCACTCCTTAG
- the tpiA gene encoding triose-phosphate isomerase: MRKKIIAGNWKMNLSLAEAKTIAKGLLAASESSPYEVMVFPSALHLESVASITSGSKVIVGAQNAYQSGLTAMTGEISPVQLAELGIQTVLVGHSERRQFLGETSEFDNAKISYFLKAGLRVVYCVGETWAEREKGQTFSVLEDQIKKGLKDITSDLFKNLVIAYEPVWAIGTGKVATPVEAEEAHSFIRKEIGKLFVGADKLAEKIQILYGGSVKPDNIKELLAKPNIDGGLVGGASQKLDSFLGLLK, encoded by the coding sequence ATGAGAAAGAAAATCATTGCTGGGAATTGGAAAATGAATTTATCTTTGGCGGAAGCAAAAACAATCGCCAAAGGATTACTCGCGGCAAGTGAATCTTCTCCCTACGAAGTCATGGTATTTCCAAGTGCTCTCCACTTGGAGTCAGTTGCTTCTATCACAAGCGGCTCAAAAGTGATTGTTGGAGCCCAAAATGCTTATCAATCAGGGCTTACGGCAATGACAGGGGAAATTTCACCTGTCCAACTGGCAGAACTGGGGATCCAAACGGTTCTAGTAGGCCATTCCGAAAGGCGCCAATTCCTAGGTGAAACTTCAGAATTCGACAATGCAAAAATTTCTTACTTTTTAAAAGCAGGGCTACGCGTTGTGTATTGTGTGGGAGAAACCTGGGCAGAACGTGAAAAAGGCCAAACCTTTTCCGTCCTTGAAGACCAAATCAAAAAAGGTCTAAAGGATATCACAAGTGACCTTTTCAAAAATCTTGTGATCGCTTACGAACCAGTATGGGCGATTGGAACAGGAAAAGTGGCAACGCCGGTGGAAGCGGAAGAAGCCCACTCTTTTATCCGCAAAGAAATTGGAAAATTATTTGTTGGTGCAGACAAACTCGCTGAGAAAATTCAAATTTTGTATGGTGGTTCAGTCAAACCAGACAATATCAAAGAACTTCTCGCGAAACCAAACATTGACGGTGGCCTCGTAGGAGGAGCCAGTCAAAAATTAGATTCATTTTTAGGACTTTTAAAATAA